In Xylanibacillus composti, the genomic stretch ATCTTCGAAACTGGCTATATCGAAGAATGGATTCAGGATCATTCCTATTCGCCGTTTCCGCAGGTGCAGTATACCGAAAGGCCCGACACTGTGGCGGCCAACCTGCTCGAAGGGCGTGTCGCAATTATCGTGGACGGCACACCGTTCGTGCTGCTGGTGCCGGTCACCTTCTGGATGATGGTGCAGGCGAGCGAGGACTATTATGAACGAGTGCCGGTCGGGTACTTCATCCGCTGGCTGAGGTACATCTTTTTGTTCATTGCTCTACTGACACCGGCCTTTTACGTGGCCGTGACCACCTTTCACCAGGCTATGATTCCGACAACCTTGCTGCTCAGCATCGCGGCTGCACGCGAATCCATCCCGTTCCCGGCCGTAGTCGAAGCGTTGATTATGGAGGTCACGTTCGAGGCGCTGCGCGAGGCGGGCATCCGCCTGCCCAAGACCGTAGGACAGGCTGTCAGCATTCTGGGCGCGCTCGTCATTGGCCAGGCTGCTGTTCAAGCCGGTATTGTATCCGCTCCTATGGTCATTGTCGTTTCCATCACCGGCATCGCCTCCTTTACACTGCCCAAGTTCAACCTCGCCATCACCATACGCATGCTGCGCTTTCCATTCATTTTTGCCGCTTCGCTGTTCGGCGTCTTCGGCATGATTTTGTGCGGCATGCTTCTCCTCGGCCACATGGTGTCGCTGCGCTCCTTCGGGGTCCCCTTTATGGCGCCAGTTGCACCGCTGATCCCGGGGGATTTGCGCGACGTGCTGCTGCGCAAGCCGCTGTGGCTGATCCGTCGCAGACCGTTGATGCTGCCTGTGCAGAACCGCCTGCGGCAAGGCCCGGAGCTGCCCGAGGAAATCCGCCAGCAGGGCGGACAGCGAGGCGGGCGCATCTCGCATGACGAACAGGAGAGAGACTCATGAAACATAGAGCCATCCGCACCCTGATCGTGCTGCTCCTGACAGCAGTGCTTTTGACCGGTTGCTGGGACCGCATAGAGATCAACGATATTGCCATCGTCATGATGACCGCTCTCGACGCCGCGCCCGGAGGCAAATTCCGCGAATGCATAGAAGTGGCGCTGACCGGCCAGCTGGGCGGGCCTTCCGGCGGCGGCGGCGGTACCGGAGGCGACAAAGTTTACTACACCAACAGCGCAGTAGGCCAAACCGTGCGCGATGCGTCCGGGGCGCTGCAGCAGAGCATGTCGCGCCAGCTGTTTTTCGCCCACAGACGCGTGCTGCTTGTCGGGGAAGAGCTGGCCAGACGCGGTCTGGCCGACTTGTTCGACGTCGTCGTACGCATTCCGGAAAACCGGATGTCAGCTTATATTGTGATAACCCAAGGAAGCGCGTGTGAAGTGATGAGTGCTGATACGAAGCTGGAGCGATTTACCGGCGAGGCCATCCGGGAGATCATCACCATGCAA encodes the following:
- a CDS encoding spore germination protein codes for the protein MTYKWFGRSKLQKKTEKTQVERLERANERFVADMDDRKIEHSLAEIKDHLQELFSECSDIVIRPFRLTDETEAIMLFVDGLVHTETVNDTMRFIMNSDLARVENDMLAQADIPVSQIQSVDTYKDALLSVLSGDTALFFDGEERAILLGIRGPDTRSISEPETEAAIRGPREGFIENMRTNTSMLRRKLRTPDLKIKSMTIGKRSNTNIGIAYLKSIADPDMVKEVTGRLEKIDVDGIFETGYIEEWIQDHSYSPFPQVQYTERPDTVAANLLEGRVAIIVDGTPFVLLVPVTFWMMVQASEDYYERVPVGYFIRWLRYIFLFIALLTPAFYVAVTTFHQAMIPTTLLLSIAAARESIPFPAVVEALIMEVTFEALREAGIRLPKTVGQAVSILGALVIGQAAVQAGIVSAPMVIVVSITGIASFTLPKFNLAITIRMLRFPFIFAASLFGVFGMILCGMLLLGHMVSLRSFGVPFMAPVAPLIPGDLRDVLLRKPLWLIRRRPLMLPVQNRLRQGPELPEEIRQQGGQRGGRISHDEQERDS